Proteins encoded in a region of the Campylobacteraceae bacterium genome:
- a CDS encoding response regulator transcription factor has translation MNKTFIFYHLIFFLGFQVILNLGLLWDSLWIQYEKIIFTNERQMKENKLLILKKSAILIVDDDEQILHNLKLTLSIFFDTVLSAKNGIEALKIYEEHSSIDVIITDYVMPKMCGYQLCKKIRSIDNDIAIIMMSNYSEKEKLLKSIPLGLIDYLIKPIEYTTLSTTLLKIANNIKRKSLDSVFINDIEYSFLRKEIKKGDTIIKLTKNEALVLELLINNKTNITTVDQIKYTLDAEHNKSEQAIKNLFYRLRLKIGKNMIINNKALGYSLLCS, from the coding sequence ATGAATAAAACATTTATATTTTATCATTTAATCTTCTTTTTAGGGTTTCAAGTTATTTTAAATTTGGGACTATTATGGGACTCACTTTGGATACAATATGAAAAAATAATATTTACAAATGAAAGACAAATGAAAGAAAATAAACTTTTAATTTTAAAAAAATCTGCAATACTTATTGTAGATGATGATGAACAAATACTGCATAATTTAAAGCTTACATTATCTATTTTTTTTGATACAGTTCTTAGTGCTAAAAATGGAATAGAAGCTTTAAAAATTTATGAAGAGCATTCATCAATTGATGTAATAATTACAGATTATGTAATGCCTAAGATGTGTGGTTATCAATTGTGCAAAAAAATAAGAAGCATTGATAATGATATTGCAATTATTATGATGAGCAATTACTCAGAAAAAGAGAAACTATTAAAGTCCATTCCTTTAGGTTTAATTGATTATTTAATAAAACCAATAGAATATACAACCTTGTCTACTACTTTATTAAAAATAGCCAATAACATAAAAAGGAAGTCTTTAGATTCAGTATTCATTAATGATATAGAATACTCATTCCTACGTAAAGAAATAAAAAAAGGCGATACAATTATAAAACTTACTAAAAACGAAGCCTTAGTTTTAGAACTTTTAATTAATAATAAAACAAATATTACAACCGTAGATCAAATAAAATATACCTTGGATGCAGAACACAATAAAAGTGAGCAAGCAATAAAAAATTTATTTTATAGACTACGGTTAAAAATTGGTAAAAATATGATAATAAATAATAAAGCCTTAGGGTATAGTCTTTTATGTTCATAA
- a CDS encoding sensor histidine kinase yields the protein MYKKLILTFLFFSLNLFATKVLEINKDFIKHDSSNYLYFIENNDALTINNVLNSEDFKLSKKHHFTSTKSAFWTKISLKNTSNSKQVLSLTNILPGTNYIDVYVFKKNKKVILHHLGDLQAQNKREEISRFSMFNLSLDKNEEVTIISRVKNYYIYNLGWKIQQRNVYIYKELHFLLYFGIFAGMLILYSLYNFFVFNIKRSIPYLILSLNVFITLLYLSGVSGILYQMDLGLNLDLITAITWNSSIFLLIGLLLLPYYFFNIKNTYPKLKWYFRFKILLAASIIILLLYAQFFDESYFYVFRVVAFSAVFSCISLLITAIYMYYKKEKGSRYYLIGQGLYLICIIVYTLVMNGLVPYFLWFKMFFPLGIMLDLIFFSIALYDRTQIKHLEDLQNKEYLLEQSRFSTIGQTIAHVTHQWKHPLTQIGTSTTLIQTVLNHQKENVNTTLKEQLPLIQNNIHHMSKTLHELSNFYSSTLLNNDALIQECIQNSIKMIQSKITLKNVTINLIIKDKDIRINNHIFSNILLNLIDNSLDEFDSSFKKNTIDITSYKQENKIIILYEDNAGGIKINPISSIFEYNISTKKNIENFGMGMVIVRMLIEEKLFGSIKIKNHKEGVQFKIVL from the coding sequence TTGTATAAAAAATTAATATTAACATTCCTTTTCTTTTCTTTAAATCTTTTTGCTACTAAAGTATTAGAAATCAACAAAGATTTTATAAAACATGACTCTTCTAATTATTTATACTTTATAGAAAATAATGACGCTTTAACTATAAATAATGTGTTAAACAGTGAGGATTTTAAACTTTCTAAAAAACATCATTTTACCTCCACAAAAAGTGCTTTTTGGACAAAGATTTCATTAAAAAACACTTCAAATTCAAAACAAGTTTTGTCCTTAACTAATATCCTTCCTGGTACAAACTACATTGATGTTTATGTTTTTAAAAAAAATAAAAAAGTTATTTTACATCATTTAGGAGATTTACAAGCACAAAATAAAAGAGAAGAAATCAGTAGGTTTTCTATGTTTAATCTCTCTTTAGATAAAAATGAAGAAGTAACTATCATTTCAAGAGTAAAAAACTACTATATCTACAATCTTGGATGGAAGATTCAACAAAGAAATGTTTATATATATAAAGAACTTCATTTTCTATTATATTTTGGTATTTTTGCAGGCATGCTTATATTATATAGTTTGTATAATTTTTTTGTTTTTAATATTAAAAGAAGTATTCCTTATTTGATTTTAAGTTTAAACGTATTTATTACTTTATTATACTTATCGGGAGTGAGTGGTATTTTATATCAAATGGACTTGGGATTAAACTTAGATTTGATTACTGCAATAACGTGGAATTCATCTATTTTTCTTTTAATAGGCTTGCTTTTATTACCTTATTATTTTTTTAATATAAAAAATACCTACCCCAAACTAAAATGGTACTTTAGGTTCAAAATACTTCTGGCTGCATCTATTATTATTTTACTACTCTATGCGCAGTTCTTTGATGAATCGTATTTTTATGTTTTTAGGGTAGTAGCATTCTCAGCTGTTTTTTCTTGTATTTCTTTGTTAATAACTGCAATATATATGTACTATAAAAAAGAGAAAGGTTCAAGATATTATTTAATTGGCCAAGGTTTATATTTAATATGTATTATTGTTTACACTTTAGTTATGAATGGTTTAGTTCCTTATTTTCTCTGGTTTAAGATGTTTTTCCCTCTTGGTATTATGTTAGATTTAATTTTCTTTTCTATTGCTTTGTACGATAGAACTCAAATAAAACACCTAGAAGATTTGCAAAATAAAGAATATTTATTAGAGCAGTCAAGGTTCAGTACCATTGGTCAAACCATTGCCCATGTGACGCATCAATGGAAACACCCTTTAACGCAGATAGGGACATCAACAACACTTATTCAAACAGTTTTAAATCATCAAAAAGAAAATGTAAATACGACATTAAAAGAACAATTGCCTTTAATCCAAAATAATATACATCATATGAGTAAAACCTTGCACGAGCTTAGCAATTTTTATTCTAGCACCTTGCTTAATAACGATGCATTAATTCAAGAATGTATTCAAAATAGTATTAAGATGATTCAATCTAAAATTACATTAAAAAATGTCACAATAAATTTGATAATTAAAGATAAAGATATTCGTATTAATAATCATATCTTTTCAAATATACTTCTAAATCTTATTGATAATTCTTTAGATGAGTTTGATTCCAGTTTTAAAAAAAATACTATAGATATCACAAGCTATAAACAAGAAAATAAAATAATCATTCTTTATGAAGACAATGCAGGGGGAATTAAGATAAATCCTATTTCGTCTATCTTTGAATACAATATCAGCACTAAAAAGAATATTGAAAACTTTGGTATGGGTATGGTTATTGTCAGAATGTTAATTGAAGAAAAACTTTTTGGAAGTATAAAAATAAAAAACCATAAAGAAGGTGTTCAATTTAAAATCGTTCTTTAG